Proteins encoded within one genomic window of Brassica rapa cultivar Chiifu-401-42 chromosome A09, CAAS_Brap_v3.01, whole genome shotgun sequence:
- the LOC103843193 gene encoding LOW QUALITY PROTEIN: F-box/FBD/LRR-repeat protein At1g13780-like (The sequence of the model RefSeq protein was modified relative to this genomic sequence to represent the inferred CDS: deleted 2 bases in 1 codon): MPGCDMISELPDSLLTQILSYLPTGDSVQTGILSKRWKNLWLSVPALDLNCFLIAYEDDEEVLFTFVERFLEFSPESSLLKVKVRCRPLMIDGFMDRVGTMISRGTQHLDVVSRNCYFEERGMYYACVEFMPMNLYTSKTLVYLKLSSSGLMDPGLVIMPCLRFMHLEEVKWRVHLEKVLSGCPVLEELTLARDPDDDYALRNDEFGVMRVRSQSLKRFSVLPLREVRDYHSIVKCTLEIDAPGLEYMSLGEDQFDSIVVKNLTSLIMVNLDIKFVINLNGFFDPWDASKRNEIRGFLNGISSVRHIIISEKTVKALDLYSKGGMIPKFNNLSRLEAVFPSALLQFLPAFLECCPNLKHLVLKVVHSEEMNEGLELTDVPRCVSTTLECVEIKDKFEWEEEKMKVASYFLENSAVLKKFILSPTAYNQNIYEKVNKLAKRSTVCQIIHE, from the exons ATGCCTGGGTGCGATATGATCAGCGAGTTGCCGGACTCTTTGCTCACTCAAATACTCTCATACCTTCCGACAGGAGATTCGGTGCAGACAGGTATATTGTCTAAGAGATGGAAGAATCTCTGGCTAAGCGTTCCCGCTCTTGACTTAAACTGCTTTCTTATTGCTTATGAAGACGACGAAGAAGTGCTCTTCACCTTCGTTGAAAGATTTCTCGAGTTTAGCCCCGAGTCAAGTCTTTTAAAAGTCAAGGTTAGGTGCAGGCCCCTCATGATAGATGGTTTCATGGACCGGGTCGGTACAATGATTAGCCGTGGAACACAACATCTCGATGTTGTGAGCAGAAACTGTTATTTTGAAGAGCGCGGTATGTACTATGCTTGTGTCGAGTTCATGCCTATGAATCTCTACACGAGCAAGACATTGGTTTACTTAAAGCTCTCTTCTTCTGGACTTATGGATCCTGGTTTGGTT ATCATGCCTTGTCTAAGATTCATGCATCTTGAAGAAGTTAAATGGCGTGTGCATCTGGAGAAAGTCCTCTCAGGGTGTCCTGTTCTTGAGGAGCTGACTTTGGCGAGGGATCCGGATGATGATTATGCACTTCGGAATGATGAATTTGGGGTTATGCGAGTGAGGTCTCAGAGCTTGAAGAGGTTTAGTGTGCTGCCGCTTAGGGAGGTAAGGGATTACCATTCGATAGTGAAATGCACACTTGAGATTGATGCTCCAGGGCTAGAGTATATGAGTCTTGGAGAAGATCAATTTGATAGCATTGTGGTAAAGAACCTGACTTCTTTGATCATGGTTAACCTTGATATCAAGTTTGTTATCAACTTGAACGGATTTTTTGATCCATGGGATGCATCAAAGAGGAATGAAATCCGTGGTTTTCTCAATGGGATATCGAGTGTAAGACATATTATCATCTCTGAGAAAACAGTGAAG GCCCTTGATCTTTACTCAAAAGGAGGAATGATTCCTAAATTCAACAACTTATCTCGTTTAGAAGCAGTGTTCCCTAGCGCCTTGTTACAGTTTCTGCCAGCCTTTCTTGAGTGTTGCCCAAATCTCAAACACCTAGTCTTG AAGGTTGTTCATTCAGAGGAGATGAATGAGGGATTGGAACTCACAGATGTGCCACGGTGTGTCTCAACGACTCTTGAGTGTGTTGAGATTAAAGATAAGTTTGAATGGGaggaagagaagatgaaagtaGCCAGTTACTTTCTTGAAAACTCAGCAGTACTGAAGAAATTCATTCTGAGCCCTACAGCTTATAATCAGAACATATACGAGAAAGTTAATAAACTCGCAAAACGTTCTACAGTATGTCAAATTATCCATGAATGA
- the LOC103853447 gene encoding LOW QUALITY PROTEIN: factor of DNA methylation 4-like (The sequence of the model RefSeq protein was modified relative to this genomic sequence to represent the inferred CDS: inserted 2 bases in 1 codon; deleted 2 bases in 1 codon; substituted 2 bases at 2 genomic stop codons) — MYSRRELDDLEYRYYCELKDGTRKVKISDSLFRCPFCYLDRKRDYNFDDLLRHAYNISGSSRTRYPQRRDPLAARNDGLMFVHPWKGILANISRTFSEKTRKFAGESGSKIREEFVSKGFNPHKVEPLWNGRVGFTGFAIVYFGKDWEAYRNATMFEKHFEVNQCGKRDYDSARDRGEELYGWIAKREDYYSRTVVGDHLRKQGDLVTVSGKEAEQQRRAFTLVSNLENTLETDVTKSTNLEEIESKYKETSTELQRSMKEKDEMINAHNEKMSSMQQKARDYLASVKNEHEKAAQHLEAQRKEFEERERYLDKCQTLNKTERRKLQWQKQKNLMATEEQNKADEEMTRLAKQQQREKDELRXRVKKLEKKLDDELALELEIERMRGGLQVMGHMEDPDMKEEIEKTKEKLREKEEESEYQESILQALVVKHGYTNDELQDARKALIRSMXELTLRGQISVKRMGALDEKPFXKLAKERYLAEEADVEAATLCSLWDNHLRDSAWHPIKVIQIDGIHKYVLDEEDEKLKELKKELGDEVFEAVTQALMERNEYNGSGRYIVPELWNFKEGRKATLKEGVVYLMKLWTHLKPKPKRKRK, encoded by the exons ATGTATTCAAGAAGAGAGCTGGATGATTTGGAGTACAGATACTACTGTGAGCTGAAAGATGGCACTCGCAAGGTCAAGATCTCTGACTCTCTCTTCAGGTGTCCCTTCTGCTACTTAGACCGCAAGCGTGACTACAACTTTGACGACTTGCTTCGTCATGCTTACAACATCAGCGGTAGTTCCCGCACTA GATATCCTCAGAGGCGTGATCCTTTGGCTGCTCGTAATGATGGTCTGATGTTTGTGCATCCATGGAAAGGGATCTTGGCCAACATCAGTAGAACTTTTAGTGAGAAGACAAGGAAGTTCGCTGGCGAGAGTGGAAGCAAAATTAGGGAAGAGTTTGTTAGCAAAGGGTTTAATCCCCACAAGGTCGAGCCACTGTGGAACGGCAGAGTTGGTTTCACAGGTTTTGCGATTGTTTACTTTGGCAAAGACTGGGAAGCTTACAGGAACGCCACCATGTTTGAGAAGCACTTTGAAGTCAATCAGTGTGGGAAGAGAGACTATGATTCTGCACGTGATCGTGGCGAAGAGCTTTACGGTTGGATAGCAAAAAGGGAGGACTACTACTCGAGAACTGTAGTTGGAGACCACCTCAGGAAGCAAGGGGACTTGGTGACTGTTTCTGGAAAAGAGGCAGAGCAACAAAGAAGGGCATTCACGCTTGTCTCCAACTTGGAAAACACACTCGAGACTGATGTA ACCAAAAGCACTAACCTTGAAGAAATAGAGAGCAAGTACAAAGAAACCAGTACAGAGCTTCAGAGGAGTATGAAAGAGAAGGATGAAATGATCAACGCTCATAATGAAA AGATGAGTAGCATGCAGCAAAAGGCGCGTGATTATTTGGCGAGTGTGAAAAATGAACATGAGAAGGCAGCTCAGCATCTGGAAGCTCAAAGGAAAGAGTTTGAAGAGAGGGAGAGATACCTTGATAAATGTCAAACGCTGAACAAAACTGAGCGACGAAAGCTTCAATGGCAAAAACAGAAG AACTTAATGGCTACTGAAGAGCAAAACAAAGCTGATGAAGAAATGACGAGATTGGCTAAACAGCAACAG AGGGAGAAAGATGAGTTACG GAGAGTCAAAAAGCTGGAGAAGAAACTGGATGATGAGCTGGCACTGGAGCTGGAGATAGAGAGAATGAGGGGTGGGCTGCAGGTGATGGGACACATGGAAGATCCTGATATGAAGGAAGAGATAGAAAAGACCAAAGAAAAACTAAGGGAGAAAGAAGAGGAATCAGAATACCAAGAGTCAATACTTCAAGCTCTTGTTGTTAAACATGGCTATACTAACGATGAGCTTCAGGATGCTCGCAAGGCTTTGATCAGA TCAATGTAAGAGTTGACATTACGTGGTCAGATATCTGTGAAGAGAATGGGAGCATTGGATGAGAAACCGTTCTAAAAACTAGCTAAAGAGAGATATCTAGCTGAAGAAGCTGATGTTGAAGCAGCAACTCTCTGTTCCTTGTGGGACAACCACTTGAGAGACTCGGCTTGGCATCCAATTAAGGTCATCCAAATAGACGGAATCCACAAG TACGTGCTGGATGAAGAGGATGAGAAGCTGAAGGAACTGAAGAAAGAGCTGGGGGACGAAGTGTTTGAAGCAGTGACACAAGCGCTGATGGAGAGGAACGAGTACAATGGAAGTGGAAGGTACATAGTGCCTGAGCTTTGGAACTTCAAAGAAGGAAGAAAAGCAACTCTCAAAGAAGGTGTGGTTTATCTGATGAAGTTGTGGACGCACCTCAAGCCAAAGCCAAAGCGAAAGCGTaagtaa
- the LOC103843031 gene encoding F-box/FBD/LRR-repeat protein At1g13780-like: protein MSGIDRISELPESLLTQILSFLPTKQSVQTSVLSKRWKNLYLNVPGLDLNLSLIPYDADELLLSFLTFIDKLLEFSPEPVLFKVKVKCRVTMIDGFRDRIGTMINRGTQHLDVESSTYDIEDDSFHHPCVDSMPMNLYTSKTLVYLKLTSSGLRDPGVVFMPCLKFMHLEEVKWRVHLETLLSGCPVLEELTLLRDLDDDYAVAYDEFTVMRVRSQSLKRFRVLPLRQVRDCRSRVNCTLEIDVPGLKIMSLGEDQFDSIVVKNLTSLLVVELDIKFFVTFGVIFNPWNLAKSNEIRDFLNGISSARHMIISAKTVKALEYYSQAEMIPKFNNLSRLEAVFHSNLLQFLPAFLECFPNLKHLVLKVVHSEEMEEGLELTDVPRCVSSTLECVEIQEKLQWEEGKMKTTSYFLGNSAVLKKLILSPTAYDPRDVLESEIWEMVNKLTKRSAGCEIIIGAMKEEVVII from the exons ATGTCTGGGATCGATAGGATCAGCGAATTGCCGGAATCATTGCTTACTCAAATACTCTCTTTCCTTCCGACAAAACAATCGGTGCAGACAAGTGTTTTGTCAAAAAGATGGAAGAATCTGTATCTAAACGTTCCCGGTCTTGACTTAAACTTATCTCTCATTCCTTATGATGCTGATGAACTTCTCTTAAGCTTCTTAACCTTCATTGACAAGCTTCTCGAGTTTAGCCCTGAGCCTGTTCTTTTTAAAGTCAAGGTTAAGTGCAGAGTCACGATGATAGACGGGTTCAGGGATCGGATCGGTACAATGATTAACCGGGGGACGCAGCATCTCGATGTTGAGAGTAGTACCTATGATATAGAGGACGACTCTTTTCACCATCCTTGTGTTGACTCCATGCCTATGAATCTCTACACGAGCAAGACATTGGTTTACTTGAAGCTCACGTCTTCTGGTCTTAGGGATCCTGGTGTTGTTTTCATGCCTTGTCTTAAATTCATGCATCTCGAAGAAGTTAAATGGCGTGTGCATCTGGAGACGCTTCTCTCAGGGTGTCCTGTTCTTGAGGAGCTGACCTTGTTGAGGGATCTGGATGATGATTATGCAGTTGCCTATGATGAATTTACGGTTATGCGTGTGAGGTCTCAGAGCTTGAAGAGGTTCCGTGTGCTGCCGCTTAGGCAGGTTAGGGATTGCAGGTCGAGAGTGAATTGCACGCTTGAGATTGATGTTCCGGGGCTAAAGATTATGAGTCTCGGAGAGGATCAATTTGATAGCATTGTGGTAAAGAACCTGACTTCTTTGTTGGTGGTTGAGCTTGATATCAAGTTTTTTGTCACGTTTGGAGTAATCTTTAATCCATGGAACTTAGCAAAGAGCAATGAGATTCGTGATTTTCTCAATGGGATATCGAGTGCTAGGCATATGATCATCTCTGCCAAAACAGTTAAG GCCCTTGAGTATTACTCACAAGCAGAAATGATTCCCAAGTTCAACAACTTGTCCCGTTTAGAAGCAGTGTTCCATAGCAATTTATTGCAGTTTTTGCCAGCCTTTCTTGAGTGTTTCCCCAATCTGAAACACCTAGTCTtg AAGGTTGTTCACTCAGAGGAGATGGAGGAGGGATTGGAACTCACAGATGTGCCACGGTGTGTCTCATCGACTCTTGAGTGTGTTGAGATTCAAGAAAAATTACAATGGGAAGAAGGGAAGATGAAAACAACAAGTTACTTTCTTGGAAACTCAGCAGTGCTGAAGAAACTCATTCTGAGCCCCACAGCTTATGATCCTCGAGATGTTCTGGAATCAGAAATATGGGAGATGGTTAATAAACTCACAAAACGTTCTGCAGGATGTGAAATTATCATTGGAGCCATGAAGGAGGAGGTCGTTATCATTTGA